The following coding sequences lie in one Mercenaria mercenaria strain notata chromosome 5, MADL_Memer_1, whole genome shotgun sequence genomic window:
- the LOC123559260 gene encoding E3 ubiquitin-protein ligase TRIM71-like — protein MAEYSKVLKVYCDLCMSTFGRRKPADGYCVNCSNNLCDDCCKYHKTIIATKDHVVIQERFSAQYEIPVVKVQLNKESRTVNDHCPLHQENIIEYHCGICDHFICRRCKSENHNRCAKVELLVDTTDDSKVETVIETLQNIMTELERHKTKLIENEQKVKDLKERTNTVVEEQIVKLFQLIDQMKSDFKKRIEKIEKDSKSKLSSVSRLHGTLTSEIESLLSHVRDAKELGKRCEMFKVLRKVDMDLPSLQSGLGMLARDNDIERDYCKSSTHIDQLVNQMKTLLHTVQGACVRKQHN, from the coding sequence ATGGCAGAGTATAGTAAAGTTCTAAAAGTTTATTGTGATCTTTGTATGTCTACCTTTGGACGGAGAAAACCAGCTGATGGTTACTGTGTTAATTGTTCTAACAACTTATGTGACGACTGCTGCAAATATCATAAAACTATCATTGCAACTAAAGACCATGTGGTGATTCAGGAAAGGTTTAGTGCTCAGTATGAAATACCTGTTGTAAAGGTCCAATTGAACAAAGAGTCACGGACAGTCAATGATCATTGTCCTTTGCATCAGGAAAACATCATTGAATATCACTGTGGTATATGCGATCACTTTATTTGCCGTCGGTGTAAATCGGAAAATCATAACCGGTGTGCCAAAGTAGAATTGCTAGTAGATACTACAGATGACAGTAAAGTGGAAACTGTTATTGAAACTCTTCAGAACATTATGACTGAACTTGAAAGACACAAGACGAAATTGATTGAAAATGAACAAAAGGTGAAAGATTTAAAGGAAAGGACCAACACCGTAGTTGAGGAACAAATAGTGAAGCTATTTCAATTAATTGACCAAATGAAGTCTGATTTTAAAAAGAGAATTGAGAAAATCGAGAAGGATAGCAAATCAAAACTTAGTTCCGTTTCTAGATTACATGGTACTCTAACGTCCGAGATTGAATCGTTACTCTCACACGTCAGAGATGCTAAAGAATTAGGTAAAAGATGCGAAATGTTTAAAGTTCTTAGAAAAGTTGATATGGATTTACCATCACTTCAAAGTGGTTTGGGAATGTTAGCGCGTGACAATGACATAGAAAGAGACTACTGCAAAAGTTCTACACATATCGATCAATTGGTCAATCAGATGAAGACGTTATTACATACGGTTCAAGGTGCGTGTGTAAGGAAGCAACATAATTGA